The genomic segment GTAATTAAATCAGCTCTTTAAGACCTGCCTTCCCTACCAGTGAACTCCATGAGGCTGGGACCATGTGGACTTATAATTTATAAGACCTGGAAACTGGTAAGtgctcaaaacaattttttttttttttttatgaaaacgGCCATTTAAATCACTGAGGAAAAACCCAGCTGCCAAATGATCTGGGGGTTCTCTGTGCGGGTACCTCTGCATCCCTGTTCCTCATGCAGGCTGCCAATTCATTTTCCAGAGTGTCGATGATTTCTTGGTTCCTCCGATTTCGTCTGGTGATGTCCTGGATGAACTGAGTCTTGTCTCTGGCTTCCATGGGACTAGTGAGTAGCTTCTCAAACAGGAAACCTCGGAGTTCTACCAGACTGTCAATAAAACTCTGGGCTTCCTCACTTCTGCCCAGGGACTGCACCTGCAAGAGACTGGCCGCCTGGGGGTTCCTGAGCAGGAGCCTCAAGACATTCTTGGTGGATTCTCTGATCTGCTGCCTAAGTGGAGGGAGGCGGGATTTCTGGAGCTCTATGGAGAAGACGAGGTCTCGGAACCATGGCTCATCCTCGAACCCTTCTTCCTCCTGCAATCGCTGCTCTTCCTCCTGAAGGTAATTGACGTGATCCAAGAGGGTCTGGCAGAGGTCCACGTGCTCCCTCACTGCCTTCATGATGTCCTCCCCCAGCATCCCCTCCAGACTCTGGGAACTGGATGCCACGTTTGACAGCAGGGTCACCAACTCCACCTTGTGAATGGTCTCATCCAGAACGGACATGATCCTCTTGGTCTCAATGGTGGTGAGTTTGGTCCTAGAGGGGGTCAAGGGTTTGGGCGGGGTGGTGGACTTCTTGGTCGTCTCTGCCATCAGCCTGATTTTGTTTATGTCAGGGCCTTGGTAGAGAGGGGCCACGGCGAGGATGTCCAGAGCCATTTTATGAGCAGCCTTTTCCGCCTTTGTACGCCCTCAGAGATGGAGACTTCGGTAGGCTCTCTGGGCCTCCTGCTTTTATCATCCCtggcagccctgaaaaaagatgGAGTAAGCAGTCAGCAGAGTCACGCAGACATGCTGACGTCAAGGTGGCCGGTGTGGCCACAGCAGCTGTAAACCGTGGacattgggagttcctcttgGGTGGTGTAAAAGTGTGCAGCTTTTACATGGAACCTCTCATGGAAATCGGTTTTTAGCTTTGTGATAGTGTCAGGGCCCCAAGGGTTAGGGGATCAAGTGTGGAGGTAGGTCTCAGGCACATGCATCAGGCAGGGACCAACCAGGAATACAGACATTATTctaagttggttttttttttctttttttttttggccacatctgcagcatgtggaagatcttgggccagggatcgaactcgtgccacagcagcagccagacaatgctggatccttaacctgctgcatcacaaaggaactccattctaagaggtttttttgctttttagggctgcatctgcggcatatagaaattaccaggctaggggtcaaattagagctacagctgctggcctatgccacagccgcagtgccagatctgagccatgtctgcgacatacaccacagctaatggcgacactggatccctgacccactgagtgaggccaaggatcaaacccaagtcctcatagatactagtcgggttcatttccactgcaccacaatgggaactccccattctaaTTATTTAAACACAGCAGACCAGTTACATGGGTGATGGAAGAGTTGAGAGGCCAGTCGGGGAAGCGGAAGCCACCCAGCAAGTGTCAATGGCAGGAAGCCACACAGGAGGCGGGCGAGCTTAGAGATCAGGGTCACCAGGGGAAGCTGGAGTCACAGCCATTTCCTGTCCAGGAGTCACTATGGTGGCTGTGGTCACTGCCGGAAACATAGCCCAAAGTAGAAAGGGGAGAAAtctgttttttcccttcatccAGCCCTTTAGTCTAACACCAGTGCCTCCCATTGACCAAACCCAGTGGGAAACCAGCTGACCAGGGAGCTTAGGCAACTCAGCCTGCAGGGGTCAGCAGCCTGAAACGCAGAGCAGAAAAGGGAGCTGAGAGTGAACAGCACTAGGCTTATCACAGcacatttgcattgtttttctttctttctttctttttttagggccacacctgtggcatatggaagtttccagggtaggggtggaatctgagctgcagaaaccatcctacaccacaggcaccgcaacaccagatcctaacctgcaacctcatggttcctagtcagattcgtatcccttgtgccacaacaggaactccccttgcaTCAGTTTTTAAGATTGGATTTTAGGGAGTccttgtgtggctcagtgggttaaggatctggtattgtcactgcagcagcttgggtcgctgccatggcataggtttgatccctggcgcaggaacttccacatgccttgggcatggccaaaaaaaaaaaaaaaaaagtttatttataagactttcggagttcccatcgtggcatagcagaaaggaatctgactaggaaccatgaggtcgcaggttcgatccctggccttgctcagtgggttaaggatctggcgttgctgtggctgtggcacaggccggcagctgtagctccaattggacccctagccctggaacctccatatgctgtggggcagccctaaaaagcaaaaaaataaaaataaaagactttcaaaaaatttatGATGGCAATCAGAAAccaatattctaggttgcatacaTGGCATGATGGCTACGAGTAAGCTTTGCACTAGCCCTGCTTGAGTTCAGATTCTTGCTGGGGGACCCTGGGCTAGTGATTTCATCCCAAGCCTGGGCTTAGAATATGTTTCTTCACTTCTTCTCTGCTCAAATATCAGTGTCACAGTGAGTGCTTTACTGACTCCCCACCTGCCCATTCCCCTTATCCTGTTTAAGTTTTTCCCAGGTTAATTTTCACCCTATGATGTGTCTAGATGGacctgtttatttgtttcttgtcTGCCTTTCCCTTTCCCTAAAAAGTAAGCTCCAATGAAGGTAGAGGCTTTATCAGTTTTGATCACTACTGAATACCCAGCACTAAAAAAACCTGCTAATCAGTTCAGGGAGATCTCTGTTGCTACCAGTACAGGTTACCTAGGCcaattcaatttcctttttttctttttttggccacacccaagttcctgagccagggatcaaaccctcccgacagcagcaacccaagccacagcagtagcaatgccagatccttaacctgctgagccaccagggaactcctatttcaattATCATAGTCTGCCTATGGATGTGAggaatgttttaaagaaagaatcaTCAGGACTTGATGAGTGAAGGACAGTTTGGAGcttgggtggggatgggagagaaTGGTGGGGCCCTTGAAAAACTAGGGAAACTGGGAGAGGAAGTTTGAGAGGACGTCGAgagttcagtttttattttttgcctttttagggccacacctgtggcatatggaagttcccaggctaggggtcgaatctgagctgcagctgctggcctacaccacaaccacagcaattccagatccaagccacgtaatgtgacctacaccacagctcacggcaacgccgaatccttaacccactgagcagggccagggatcaaactgcgccctcatggatactagttggttcactacctctgagccacgacaggaactctgagagttcAGTTTTGAACTCactgagccatagctgccacaATTGGAGCAGACAGTGGGCCAGGGTGTCTCGGCCTTCCTGTGACCTGTGTCCTCTTTGTCAGGTGACAACACCCCACTTTTCCTTTGAGGAAATTATCCTCTCTCCCACTGTGTGCCATCTTGGTGGGACTGCCCATCAAAGAACCCTGCTCTCAGCCTCCTAGGAACCCTGCTGAGTGACACTGGAATGGAAAATGGTAGGACCTGATTCATGCCAGCAATGGGTTCCTGGAGATTCTGCTACCAGGAGCCCCAAAACTTCCTTGGCTGCTGTCATTTCTGAGCGAGGCCTGGTTCTTCAGCTTCTCCTTCACCATTTTGCCTAGCCCAGGGTAGTTGCTGTTGCTTGCCATCCAGGAACCCTAGCTGACCAAATATTCTAGGCAACTGACAACACAGGGTCAATGGGGCTCCAAGGAGATCTTCGGGTGTGAGATAGGAATGCAAGGGAGAGGAAGTGATCTCTGAAGCCACAAAAGCTATCTTCTTTTCAGCAGAGCAAAGAGTCAATAGAGAGAAAGGCAAGGAAGTTAAGAAACACCTAAGTCAcaaagaacaggaagaaaagcAGCCAGATCAGGTGCTAAGGATGATTTGTTCCTTGGCCAGGACAAACAGAGCCCAGATCAGAAGCCTCTGGGAGCTGAGGACTGGGGGCAGAAGTGCATTATCTTGTAATCGCTTTGATTCccacccacttcctcctccctggcctggctcgtgAGTTCCTTAAGgtttttcctgaaaataatatTGTAGGGGCCACAGTGGAGCTTCCTCTGCCTCTCTGGGGATGAAGGATCTTTGCCCCATGGCCACAGGATGAGCGTGGACAAAGTCTTGAATGAACACACTTCTCCCCCTTGCCCCCCGAAGCTCTCAAGCATAAATCAAAACGCTGGAATTCTTTAGAGAGTGCGGCTGCAAATGCAGCGTTATAGGAAATGTTTCCAATTTGCTTGCAGCCAAATTACCTCTTTTGCTTTAAAGGGCAAACTTGTTTGCTTTGATTACGATGATGCCCATCAGTTCCTGACAGCTCATTTGGCTGAACAAGAGAAAGCCGGTGGAACTGGGATTGGGGAAAACGCTTCTGacactgatgagaaaaaaaaaaaaaaaagtcactggagAATCTCTTTTCCTTGAATTCTAATATGATCATTTCATGTCCTTTTTAATGCCACCAACcttaatatttaaatcatttccaACTTCagcctctctttttaaaattcctgccCTGAGAGTGAAGCAAGGTTGTTCATAGATGGGGAACCTTAATAGGATCGTTCCTTTATTTGTCATTAATTCTGCTGATGAActttataaatggaaatatatctttATCATGCAAATTATACCTAGTTTTCATTCAAATGGCCTTGTGGGATGTTTTATTACTTTCCCTCTCAgaacatttcaaaggaaaaaaaaaagtttgaagtaaattatatttttctcccaggggagaaaaataaacatctatAACTACCCTACAAATCCAGTGAAGTTAGAGGGTGTGAAAAAAAACTGGGGAGTGTGTTTATGTGGAGTGGGGGGGATCTCATTTTAAGAAATGCCGtttattacttatatatttatttatttatttaatttattattttttttaaagtcctcacagaagttcctaggctgggggtcgaactggagttgcaactgccggccacagccacagccacatgggatctgagctacatctgtgtgTTATaccgcagctttcagcaatgccagatcctcagcctaTTGAAGGAgtccaggttcttaaccccctgagccacaacaggaactcctggagcagtgccttttttttttttttttgtctttttgccttttctagggccgctcctgcggcatatggaggttcccaggctaggggtctaaccggagctgtagacgccggcctacaccagagccacagcaacgcaggatccaagccatccaagccgagtctgtgaccttcaccacagctcacagcaacgctggatccttaacccactgagcaaggccagggattgaacccgcaacctcatggttgccagtcggattcattaaccactgagccatgacgggaactcctggagcagtGTCTTGatatgagatctcagttcccagaccaggactgaacctgggtcgcagcagtgaaagcacaaCTAGcgcagggaactccccataagggCTAGTTCTAATTCAGTGTTGCCCACATCGCTCTCACTAGAATGCCACTTTTGTGATTCTGCCAAATCTATAGGCCAAACTGTACTATTATGAACGCAATTATTTCCTTCAAGTACACTTTCACTCTTAAGACCTTTTCATTGAAAAGGAAGATTTATATCTCCACTGTAGCTGGAAAATCTGCTTCACTTTCATTAAACAGAAGATAACAGTGCCTATATCCTGCTATTATTTCATTCCAACTAAAAACTGTGACCTAGGAAAGATGAGCTCCAGACCAGATCTCTGACCTTGAAAACAAGATTAGCAAGTGGCAGGGAGATGTTAAAGACATActaacgaggagttcccgtcgtggcgcagtggttaacgaatccgactaggaaccatgaggttgcgggttcggtccctgcccttgctcagtgggttaacgatccggtgtcgccgtgagctgtggtgtaggttgcagacacggctcggatcccgcgttgctgtggctctggcgtaggccggtggctacagctccgattcaacccctagcctgggaacctccatatgccgcaggaatggcccaagaaatagcaaaaaaaaaaaaaaaagacatactaaCGAAAAGGGAGAAGAGACAAAGTGCTAATATTGGGAAAGAAAGGTGAGCCATCACTACCGATCCTGTGGATgttaataaagaaatattatggcgttcccatggtggtgcagtagtaatgaacccaactggtatccatgaagactagggttcgatccctggccttgctcagggggttaagaatctggcattgccgtgagctctggtgtaggtcccagatgcagctcggatcctacattgctgtggctgtgatgtgggccggcagctgcagctccaatttgacccctagcccttgaacctccatatgccatgggtggagccctaaacagacaaaaagaaaagggaatattaGGAACAACTCTATGGACATAAATTTGATAACGTGTGGTGGATGTCACAATTTGCATAGCTGATTTTATGTACTCTTGACAGGTCTGTCATGCTTCTGAGAGGTACAATTCTCAGCCACCCCACACCCTCAAGACCTAACCTTCCCTATTTTCATCTGTATCCTGATGTTCTGCTTAGGACTCAAGTCCTTGATGGGTAAGGGACTCCTGGTCACTTAGTTCTGAGTCCTCCACTTATTGGCAGGGTTCATGGGCAGAGTTTTTGCCTTTGAAGCAGCAGGAACTTTCCTTTTAGTCTCACTCGGGAAGATCCTGCTGGACTGTGAACCACCCATCTGGCTTTTTGCGGAACTCTCTGTGCTTTATCGGAGCCTTTCAAGTCCAGAGTGGGGAAAGTGAAGAGCTGGAAAGCGGCAGAAAATTCATGATGAAGACTGCTGTCTCCCAAGCAACCTACTGTCGtagagtaggtgctcaagaaatcaCTATTGAATAAAGGAGGGGTGGCAAGTCCGGCTTTAACAATGGGCCGCTTTCCTCACGGGGATGTACTGGCATCATAGGATAATGGTATTTCACAAAATGCATTCTGTCCTGAATTAGAAGCAGAAAAtagtgtcactttttttttgtctttttgccttttctagggccgctcctgcggcatatggaggttcccaggctaggggtctagttggagctgtaggcactggcctatgccagagccacagcaatgcgggatccgaggcgcatctgcaacctacaccacagctcacggcaatgccggatccttaacccactgagcaaggccggggatcaaacctgcaacctcatggttcctagtcagattcgttaaccactgagccacgacgggaactccaagtgtcacatttttttaaatttatttttttaatggctccatccacggcacatggaaattcctaggtcagggatcaaacccatgcctctgcagtgacccgagctactgcagttggattcttaaccaactctgccacagcaggaactccctttataaatatactttaattttttttggctgtgcctgcagcatacagaaatttccaggccagggattgaacctgtgccacagctgccatgtgagctacagcagtgacaatgctggatctgtaacccagtagggcaccagggaactcctagtgtcacattttttttttctttttctagggccacatccacggcacatagaggttcccaggctgggggtctaattgcagctgtagccactggcctatgccagagccacagcaacacatgggatccgagccgtgtctgcaa from the Phacochoerus africanus isolate WHEZ1 chromosome 15, ROS_Pafr_v1, whole genome shotgun sequence genome contains:
- the IQCD gene encoding dynein regulatory complex protein 10, which produces MALDILAVAPLYQGPDINKIRLMAETTKKSTTPPKPLTPSRTKLTTIETKRIMSVLDETIHKVELVTLLSNVASSSQSLEGMLGEDIMKAVREHVDLCQTLLDHVNYLQEEEQRLQEEEGFEDEPWFRDLVFSIELQKSRLPPLRQQIRESTKNVLRLLLRNPQAASLLQVQSLGRSEEAQSFIDSLVELRGFLFEKLLTSPMEARDKTQFIQDITRRNRRNQEIIDTLENELAACMRNRDAEVEKENFVVQELKNHLHQVLKFSENSLLRTKQEAEKQQKADFRASQARVAKIQQEILLLRSQFHNLVMENREAEQALRKKKYKVETEIENWIQKYDLEMSEKQDEYEELDIIHKEEKLQLEELKQRHSVLVGEFSQIQAEREIKAKERLEAEQEMVRMVRAATLIQALWKGYLVRSMLRSKKKKRNKGKVKDKEGKGKEKGKGKEKGKGKEKGKGKEKGKGKEKGKGKEKGKGKEKGKGKK